A DNA window from Argiope bruennichi chromosome X2, qqArgBrue1.1, whole genome shotgun sequence contains the following coding sequences:
- the LOC129959753 gene encoding uncharacterized protein LOC129959753: protein MPSNDLDRLLDFLQDEVEGEERIVLASQSFDQPKKSSFSNSRRESNEKKFQTRVSSATDLLASNLNKKKLCIFCTEEHNSWNCKKASKLTLHEKQSAVEKARCCFLCLREGHGVKTCRSKFNCQLCGKKHHLFLCRALSPEPNSSSVPTDIKVRESMIQHDEALANLSKCSNVFLQTLTILVRGETTKRKARAIIDSGSQRSYILKATAEEMNYKAKRREYLQHSLFGGSNTSTCQHDVYMIYLSSVSEEYSCHFEVLGQEVICDSILSRKRGSHFKELRDYNIHLAEDLDDPIEILIGADVAGKLITGNHLQLKNGITAIETKLGWTVIGSANSENTSLLITSMLTTSACITDLWTLDSLGITDPSEKKTAIELQEAARQHFLDTVKIENNRYIVSLPWIEDHLPLPDNFELSEKRLHKVVKRLKTEGLFEAYGAVFKEWLEEDIIEEVTKNEVNLPAHYLPHRPVLKQNSTTKIRPVFDASARQKGAPCLNDCLETGVNLIELIPNILYRFRLEKIGVIADIRKAFLQVCLSPSDEDFLRFLWIGEDGKLKYFRHCRVVFGVSCSPFLLGIVIMHHLQEVLNHQDKKYPERMVKLLMQSFYVDNCVTSVPNEKELELFIEVATNVMAERSFQLRGWESTCLKDRSAPVTNVLGLQWDKGLDTLGINMNSLKELCVENVTKKTILSAAHRIFDPIGATCPVALFPKLLLQKTWERKLNWEEEVDSNTREEFLKWMRDIFHLEKVQIPRHLKTGDANEKCSLHFFSDASMYAYAAVAFLRVETSEYVKVQLLSAKARVSPTGKKKTTIARLELLAATITARLASSITKEIPHEKIYLWSDSTTVITWIKREDAWSTFVQNRVAEIRTLTSKENWRHVPGSFNPADLPSRGCSAKKLVQSKWWEGPDWLYLPADQWPFSDVVVNEDEVLKERKKTLVSTPTACLSAHAIENVNTEEPDWYYSYFSQYEKIVRMIGWILRFFRNCKKPKELRKCDILDAEDFEEAEKIVIKIIQSEAFINEKDEKLKTLRVYKDEDGIIRLRTKIEYREDSHSFRRPVVLPSQHHVVKLLIVSFHNRHGHVGTQMLLNLLREHFWILNGRKTVRSIISKCVICKRHSGKNLDAEPAPITKDRIRDTAVFEIVGVDLAGPLYLKDEKKTWVCLFTCAVYRAVHLELLSDISTDTFLLALRRFVARRGRCSVIYCDNGTNFIGASNLLRSLDWNRIVENGAIHRIKWKFNPPTASWWGGWWERLIRVMKNVLKRVLGHAFLSYEEMITVLCDCESIINSRPLTYISERDTDFVPLSPSLFLQDIREVGVPDCDAADHKSLNKRIKYRLALQKDLRKRFRSEYLGSLIQRPKLQNKSIISVGDVVLVGNDNQNRINWPLGRVTEIIPGKEGITRLVRLKTARGEILRPIQRLFPLEITYDVAKDVRAKVQQEQVTPKVQQQQVTPKVQQEQAAHEVSQTRVLDPEGPISETVKTRSGRIVHGPKRLDL from the coding sequence ATGCCAAGTAATGATCTAGATCGGCTTTTAGACTTTCTTCAGGATGAAGTGGAGGGAGAAGAGAGAATTGTGTTAGCCTCCCAAAGTTTTGATCAACCTAAAAAATCAAGCTTTTCCAACAGTCGTCGAGAATCTAACGAGAAGAAGTTTCAAACAAGAGTATCATCAGCAACTGATCTTTTGGCCTCTAATCTCAATAAGAAGAAGCTTTGCATTTTTTGTACTGAGGAACATAATTCATGGAACTGTAAAAAAGCTTCTAAACTGACTTTGCATGAAAAACAAAGTGCTGTAGAGAAGGCCCGTTGTTGCTTCTTGTGTTTGAGAGAGGGACATGGAGTGAAGACGTGCCGTTCCAAGTTCAACTGTCAATTATGTGGGAAGaagcatcatttatttttgtgtagaGCATTGTCACCAGAACCCAATTCTTCCTCTGTCCCTACAGATATTAAAGTTCGAGAATCAATGATACAACACGACGAAGCTCTGGCCAACTTGTCTAAATGTTCCAATGTTTTCCTACAAACTTTAACCATTCTTGTGAGAGGAGAAACCACTAAACGTAAAGCTCGAGCCATCATTGATTCTGGATCTCAGCGGTCGTATATTCTGAAAGCAAcagctgaagaaatgaattaCAAGGCCAAAAGGAGAGAGTATTTACAACACTCATTGTTCGGTGGTTCCAATACCTCAACCTGCCAACATGAtgtatatatgatatatttgtcAAGCGTTTCCGAGGAGTATAGCTGCCATTTTGAAGTGCTCGGACAGGAAGTGATTTGTGACTCAATATTGTCTAGAAAACGAGGGTCACATTTTAAAGAACTTAGAGATTACAACATTCATTTGGCAGAAGATTTGGATGATCCGATTGAAATTCTCATAGGAGCTGATGTTGCAGGAAAGCTGATTACCGGAAACCATCTCCAACTGAAAAATGGAATCACTGCCATTGAAACAAAGCTAGGTTGGACGGTTATAGGAAGTGCCAATAGTGAGAATACAAGCTTATTAATCACTTCAATGCTCACGACAAGTGCTTGCATAACAGATTTGTGGACTCTTGACTCTCTTGGTATCACAGACCCATCTGAAAAGAAGACGGCGATTGAATTACAAGAAGCAGCGAGGCAGCATTTCTTAGACACAGTTAAAATAGAGAACAATAGGTATATTGTGAGTTTACCTTGGATTGAAGATCATCTTCCACTTCCTGACAATTTTGAACTTTCTGAGAAGAGATTACACAAAGTTGTAAAGAGACTTAAAACCGAAGGACTGTTCGAAGCCTATGGAGCAGTATTTAAAGAGTGGTTGGAAGAAGATATCATAGAAGAAGTGACTAAAAACGAGGTTAATCTCCCTGCACATTATTTACCACACCGTCCTGTTTTGAAGCAGAATAGTACCACCAAAATCAGACCTGTATTCGATGCTTCCGCCAGACAGAAAGGTGCCCCTTGCCTCAATGACTGTTTAGAAACTGGAgttaatttgattgaattgatACCAAATATCTTATATCGTTTTCGGTTGGAAAAAATTGGAGTTATTGCTGATATTCGCAAGGCCTTTTTGCAAGTTTGTCTGTCACCTTCAGATGAAGATTTTTTGCGTTTTCTGTGGATTGGAGAAGATGGTAAATTGAAGTACTTTAGACATTGTCGTGTAGTTTTTGGTGTGTCATGCAGTCCCTTTTTGCTTGGAATTGTTATTATGCACCACTTGCAAGAGGTTTTAAACCATCAGGATAAGAAATATCCAGAGAGGATGGTAAAATTATTAATGCAGAGTTTTTATGTGGATAATTGTGTGACAAGTGTGCCAAACGAGAAAGAGCTTGAACTCTTCATTGAGGTTGCGACCAATGTCATGGCTGAGAGAAGTTTTCAACTAAGAGGCTGGGAGAGCACATGTTTAAAGGATAGAAGCGCTCCTGTCACGAATGTTTTAGGATTACAGTGGGACAAAGGTCTGGATACTTTGGGTATAAATATGAACAGCCTGAAGGAACTTTGTGTAGAGAATGTGACGAAGAAAACTATTCTATCTGCAGCTCATCGTATCTTCGATCCTATTGGTGCAACTTGTCCTGTTGCATTGTTTCCAAAACTTCTGCTACAGAAAACCTGGGAGCGAAAATTGAATTGGGAGGAAGAAGTGGACTCCAATACTAGAGAAGAGTTTCTGAAGTGGATGAGAGACATATTTCATCTCGAAAAGGTGCAAATTCCTCGACATTTAAAAACTGGTGATGCGAATGAGAAATGTTCCTTGCATTTTTTCAGTGATGCGAGCATGTATGCTTATGCAGCAGTAGCTTTTCTTCGAGTTGAGACGAGTGAGTATGTCAAAGTTCAGTTGTTAAGTGCTAAAGCCAGAGTTTCCCCAACGGGAAAGAAGAAGACCACTATTGCAAGACTAGAGTTATTGGCTGCTACAATCACTGCACGCCTTGCCTCATCTATCACAAAAGAGATCCCACATGAAAAAATCTATTTGTGGTCCGATTCAACGACAGTGATAACTTGGATAAAAAGAGAAGATGCTTGGAGTACCTTCGTACAAAACCGTGTTGCTGAAATCAGAACTTTGACTTCCAAAGAAAATTGGAGACATGTGCCTGGTTCCTTTAATCCTGCCGATCTTCCAAGTAGAGGTTGTTCTGCCAAGAAACTAGTGCAGTCCAAATGGTGGGAGGGCCCTGATTGGCTATATTTACCTGCTGATCAATGGCCATTCTCAGATGTAGTAGTCAATGAAGATGAAGTGctgaaggaaagaaagaaaactctTGTGTCTACCCCCACTGCCTGTTTGAGTGCTCACGCCATCGAAAACGTGAACACGGAAGAGCCTGATTGGTACTATAGTTACTTTTCCCAATATGAGAAAATTGTGCGTATGATCGGCTGGATATTGAGATTTTTTAGAAACTGCAAAAAACCAAAAGAATTGAGAAAATGTGATATTCTGGATGCAGAGGACTTTGAAGAAGCGgagaaaatagtaataaagatCATTCAAAGTGAAGCATTCATTAACGAAAAAGACgagaaattgaaaactttaagaGTTTACAAAGATGAGGATGGCATCATCAGATTGAGAACAAAAATTGAGTATCGTGAAGACAGCCATTCTTTTCGAAGACCTGTAGTCCTTCCTTCTCAACACCATGTTGTGAaacttttaatagtttcttttcaCAATAGACATGGACATGTGGGGACTCAAATGCTACTTAACCTGCTGAGAGAACATTTTTGGATCTTAAATGGCCGAAAAACTGTGCGATCGATCATCTCAAAATGTGTTATCTGCAAGAGGCATTCTGGAAAAAATTTAGATGCAGAGCCAGCCCCAATTACCAAAGATCGAATCAGAGACACTGCTGTATTCGAAATTGTAGGAGTGGACTTAGCTGGCCCATTGTACTTGAAAGATGAGAAAAAGACTTGGGTTTGTCTTTTCACATGCGCGGTGTACAGAGCTGTACATCTTGAGCTCCTATCAGACATTTCCACTGACACATTTTTGTTGGCCCTGCGCAGATTTGTGGCAAGAAGAGGTAGATGTTCAGTTATCTACTGTGACAATGGAACAAACTTTATTGGTGCTAGTAATTTGCTCCGTTCTTTAGACTGGAACCGGATCGTTGAGAACGGAGCAATACATCgcattaaatggaaatttaaccCCCCTACTGCATCCTGGTGGGGAGGTTGGTGGGAGAGGTTGATTCGTGTTATGAAAAATGTACTAAAGAGGGTGTTAGGTCATGCCTTTTTGTCATATGAGGAGATGATTACGGTTCTCTGCGACTGTGAATCGATAATCAACTCGAGACCTCTCACCTATATTTCAGAAAGAGATACAGATTTTGTTCCACTGTCACCATCATTATTCCTACAAGACATTAGAGAAGTTGGAGTGCCCGACTGTGATGCAGCAGATCACAAAAGcctaaataaaaggataaaatatcgTCTTGCTTTGCAAAAGGACCTTAGGAAAAGATTCAGGTCTGAGTATTTAGGCTCGTTAATTCAAAGGCCAAAGCTTCAAAATAAGTCGATTATTTCTGTTGGTGATGTTGTTCTTGTAGGAAACGATAATCAGAACCGTATCAACTGGCCCTTGGGACGTGTGACAGAAATCATCCCCGGAAAAGAGGGAATTACCAGACTCGTGAGACTTAAAACAGCCCGTGGAGAAATACTAAGACCGATTCAACGACTGTTTCCATTGGAGATAACTTATGATGTGGCTAAGGATGTCAGAGCTAAAGTGCAACAAGAGCAAGTTACTCCTAAAGTGCAACAACAGCAAGTTACTCCTAAAGTGCAACAAGAGCAAGCTGCTCATGAAGTGTCGCAGACACGAGTATTAGATCCTGAAGGTCCCATTTCAGAAACTGTCAAAACTCGATCTGGAAGAATCGTACATGGACCAAAAAGACTCGATTTGTGA
- the LOC129959754 gene encoding uncharacterized protein LOC129959754 — MEKLKNSRKQYRRLFTIAHSDFLNCENELTIEDKILKLKIVEEKAKLMVASEYEFREPFFSSEETEENINNEIDISESYIDKWRILENKLHDLLDEKKEHSSASTVSGAVSTTPNNLLHYPKINLPTFDGNIRNWLCFWGQFQKIDNDSNLDNHDKYAYLAHAMEKGSPADELIKSFPPGGENYEKAVKQLKLRYGREELLVEVYVRDLLSIVLLKQKLQKIPIPKLYDQLETKLRALETLGVTKDKYAAMLFPLVESSLPDETLKAWERF, encoded by the coding sequence ATGGAGAAACTAAAAAATTCTCGAAAACAGTATCGGAGACTCTTTACGATTGCTCATAGTGATTTTTTGAACTGTGAAAATGAGTTGACTAtcgaagataaaattttgaaattaaaaattgtagaagagAAAGCGAAACTAATGGTAGCGAGTGAGTACGAATTTCGAGAACCCTTTTTTTCTTCTGAAGAGACtgaagaaaatatcaataatgaaatcGACATTTCAGAGAGCTATATTGATAAGTggcgaattttagaaaataaattacatgatCTTTTGGATGAGAAAAAAGAACATTCTTCGGCTTCTACTGTTTCCGGAGCGGTGAGTACTACACCGAACAATTTATTGCATTATCCTAAAATCAATTTACCCacttttgatggaaatataaGGAACTGGTTGTGTTTTTGgggacaatttcaaaaaattgataacgATTCCAATCTCGATAACCAtgataaatatgcttatttaGCACACGCTATGGAGAAAGGTTCACCCGCTGACGAGTTGATTAAAAGTTTTCCCCCTGGtggtgaaaattatgaaaaagcgGTTAAACAGTTGAAGCTACGCTATGGCAGAGAAGAGTTGCTCGTCGAGGTTTACGTGAGAGATCTGTTATCTATTGTACTATTAAAACAAAAGTTGCAAAAAATCCCCATACCTAAACTGTATGAtcaattagaaacaaaactaaGAGCTTTAGAGACTTTGGGAGTGACCAAGGATAAATATGCTGCAATGTTGTTCCCTCTAGTTGAATCTTCTCTCCCTGACGAGACTTTAAAGGCCTGGGAGCGATTCTGA